Proteins found in one Quercus robur chromosome 2, dhQueRobu3.1, whole genome shotgun sequence genomic segment:
- the LOC126700804 gene encoding zinc finger BED domain-containing protein RICESLEEPER 3-like, which translates to MESPTNEPSVQTPVATEDDGAIPTQVEDSAATQAEAAAAFEFPPVPPCQVSMTAPVSGGCSGRKKSVVWGHFEKVKIGEGDTSKTKAICNYCQKSYNADSKSYGTSNLLVHVPICPKNPNREDVVKGQKTLAFVPKKNGEDGFHLVSTSFSVEASRKALAEMVITDELPFRYVKGYGFKKFVSTLQPKLRLKDIPSRQTVVRDVIGIYNSEREKLKGCRVCLTTDTWTSIQNLNYMCLTCHFIDDAWKLHKRILNFCQVEDHKGETIGRKIKMSLREWGIDGIFTLTVDNVSSDLTTIKFLQRVTKDWNGAVLRNEYLHMRCCAHILNLIVGEGLKEIDASVAKVHKAMRYVKSSPNRSQTFRSFMERLGMESKSLLSLDVPTRWNSTYIMLETAENFEKVFLQMDFEDDGYSSYFRTKEDSGGLGSPFAEVMVDKVKDLLFKLYNFYTSIHLPNVQNQSGSCSNELERYLAENCNGRKDANFEILEWWRDNCNRYQVLSKVVKVVLAVPVSTVASESAFSTRGRIVDPFRSALSPLMVQNLVCSQNWLQARVPISHRQSRDDVEALEEELLDLGNMLKF; encoded by the exons ATGGAAAGCCCCACTAATGAACCCTCTGTCCAAACACCAGTTGCTACAGAAGATGATGGTGCTATTCCCACCCAAGTTGAAGATTCTGCTGCTACCCAAGCTGAAGCAGCTGCTGCTTTTGAGTTTCCCCCAGTTCCACCATGCCAAGTGAGTATGACAGCTCCTGTTAGTGGTGGTTGTAGTGGTAGGAAAAAGTCTGTTGTTTGGGGTCACtttgaaaaagtaaagataGGTGAGGGTGATACTAGTAAAACTAAGGCTATCTGTAATTATTGTCAAAAATCTTATAATGCTGATAGTAAGAGTTATGGTACTAGTAATTTGTTAGTTCATGTGCCAATATGTCCCAAGAACCCTAATAGAGAAGATGTAGTTAAAGGGCAGAAAACATTAgcttttgtacccaaaaagaaTGGAGAAGACGGATTCCACCTTGTGTCAACATCCTTTTCTGTTGAGGCTTCTAGAAAGGCATTGGCCGAAATGGTTATAACTGATGAGTTGCCTTTTAGGTATGTCAAGGGGTATGGGTTTAAGAAATTTGTAAGTACCTTACAACCTAAGCTTAGATTAAAGGATATCCCATCTCGTCAAACTGTGGTTAGGGATGTGATTGGCATTTataatagtgagagagagaagttgaAGGGTTGTAGGGTGTGTCTCACTACGGACACATGGacttctattcaaaatttaaattatatgtgtCTAACATGTCACTTTATTGATGATGCTTGGAAATTGCATaagagaattttaaatttttgtcaagttgaaGACCACAAGGGGGAGACTATAGGTAGAAAGATTAAGATGTCATTACGTGAGTGGGGTATTGATGGGATATTCACCTTAACAGTGGATAATGTTAGCTCAGAtttaacaacaattaaatttttgcaaaGGGTGACCAAAGATTGGAATGGGGCAGTTTTAAGAAATGAGTACTTACACATGAGGTGTTGTGCCCATATCCTAAATCTCATTGTGGGGGAGGGTTTGAAAGAGATAGATGCATCTGTTGCTAAGGTGCATAAAGCTATGAGGTATGTGAAGTCCTCACCCAATAGAAGTCAAACTTTTAGGAGTTTTATGGAGAGGTTAGGTATGGAGTCCAAGAGTCTTCTTAGTTTAGATGTACCTACTAGGTGGAACTCGACCTATATCATGTTAGAAACTgctgaaaattttgagaaagtgTTCCTTCAAATGGATTTTGAAGATGATGGTTATTCGTCGTACTTTAGGACCAAGGAAGATAGTGGTGGTTTGGGGTCTCCGT TTGCAGAAGTGATGGTTGATAAGGTGAAAGATCTTTTGTTtaagttgtataatttttacaCTTCTATTCATTTACCAAATGTGCAAAATCAAAGTGGGA GTTGTAGTAATGAGCTTGAGAGGTATTTGGCTGAAAATTGTAATGGTAGAAAGGATGCGAATTTTGAGATATTAGAGTGGTGGAGGGACAATTGTAATAGGTACCAAGTGTTGTCTAAAGTTGTTAAGGTTGTGCTAGCTGTACCAGTTTCCACTGTTGCATCTGAGTCAGCATTTAGCACTAGAGGTCGAATTGTTGATCCATTTCGAAGTGCACTATCTCCTCTCATGGTTCAAAACCTTGTatgttcacaaaattggcttcaaGCCAGAGTTCCAATTTCTCATCGCCAATCAAGGGATGATGTAGAGGCATTGGAGGAGGAGTTACTTGACTTAGGTAATATgcttaaattctga